Proteins co-encoded in one Aspergillus flavus chromosome 2, complete sequence genomic window:
- a CDS encoding protein-tyrosine phosphatase-like protein encodes MAGNMGDYGQIIEYIQDRLYLASYDDAPDARTPFPYPSEQPKSPSKRSARAQPNTPSRKRRSPVYFTVDDTLLYNSFHADFGPLHIGHLYRFAVHFHEILGDPANSDRPVVFYSKPDARSRANAACLVACYMVLIQSWPPHLALAPIAQADPPYMPFRDAGYSQADFTLTIQDVVYGVWKAKEQSLCGLREFSLEEYEKYERVDMGDFNWITPQFLAFASPQHEPIAPIPPNTPEYAALPSTISQVQASKLPLPFKNVLAHFASRDIGLVVRLNSELYSPSYFTALGITHIDMIFEDGTCPPLPLVRRFIKMAHDMITKKKGIAVHCKAGLGRTGCLIGAYLIYRYGFTANEIIAFMRFMRPGMVVGPQQHWLHLNQGAFREWWFEDSMKEKLAQMQTAPVTPGRPSAKQRANNGPVATPPNNSHSKRAALGEIDHNEAAGAQHDENLPAPTPGQPRKSHRKDSRHHPYARTTSGSIVVDKDTRAREHSAHRSQRLSSDNSESEEEIQLRMLAKRSSKSPMASPSQRSVSYSATLTTSYTLNDGIHEDRENWGDAAYAAPKTPVSSKTGVSVAKVRTSPRRVTDSRSETRGVRKASGRIGSAGSPTRVK; translated from the exons ATGGCTGGAAACATGGGTGATTACGGCCAGATTATTGAGTATATCCAAG ATCGTCTTTATTTGGCTTCTTATGACGACGCACCGGATGCGAGAACTCCATTCCCTTATCCTTCCGAGCAACCTAAGTCTCCAAGCAAGCGCTCTGCGAGAGCCCAGCCGAACACCCCCAGTAGGAAGAGGCGAAGCCCCGTGTATTTCACGGTCGATGATACCTTGCTTTACAACTCTTTCCATGCAGACTTCGGTCCACTCCACATAGGTCATCTGTACCGGTTTGCGGTCCATTTCCATGAGATTCTGGGCGACCCTGCCAACAGTGATCGCCCAGTGGTGTTCTACTCGAAGCCTGACGCTCGGAGTCGTGCCAATGCCGCATGTCTTGTTGCTTGCTACATGGTCCTCATCCAATCATGGCCGCCTCATTTGGCCCTCGCTCCAATTGCGCAGGCTGACCCTCCTTATATGCCGTTTCGAGATGCCGGGTACAGTCAGGCAGATTTCACTTTGACGATTCAAGATGTGGTTTATGGAGtatggaaagcaaaggagcAGTCACTCTGTGGCTTGAGGGAGTTCAGTCTTGAAGA GTATGAGAAATATGAACGTGTCGACATGGGTGACTTCAACTGGATAACACCTCAGTTCTTGGCTTTTGCTTCGCCACAGCACGAACCGATTGCCCCGATCCCTCCTAATACCCCCGAATATGCCGCATTGCCTTCCACAATCTCCCAAGTCCAAGCATCCAAATTACCTCTTCCTTTCAAAAATGTGTTGGCCCATTTCGCGTCACGAGACATTGGACTAGTTGTGCGATTGAATTCTGAATTATACTCGCCATCATACTTCACGGCCTTGGGCATTACTCACATCGACATGATCTTTGAAGATGGCACCTGTCCTCCTCTACCATTAGTCCGACGATTTATCAAAATGGCCCATGATATGAtcaccaagaagaagggaattgCGGTGCACTGCAAAGCTGGCCTTGGCCGGACAGGCTGTCTAATTGGTGCATATCTTATCTACCGATATGGATTTACTGCCAATGAGATTATTGCGTTCATGAGGTTCATGCGGCCCGGCATGGTGGTCGGCCCCCAACAGCATTGGCTGCATTTGAACCAAGGCGCATTCCGTGAGTGGTGGTTTGAGGACAGCATGAAGGAGAAGTTGGCCCAAATGCAGACAGCTCCGGTCACACCCGGCCGTCCATCCGCCAAGCAACGTGCGAACAACGGCCCTGTCGCTACGCCTCCCAATAACAGTCATTCGAAGCGCGCCGCACTGGGTGAAATAGATCACAACGAGGCTGCCGGAGCGCAGCACGACGAGAACCTTCCGGCCCCAACACCTGGCCAGCCTAGGAAATCCCATAGGAAAGACTCCCGCCATCACCCCTACGCCCGGACAACATCTGGCAGCATTGTAGTTGACAAGGATACGAGAGCTAGAGAACACTCAGCGCACAGAAGCCAGCGGCTTAGCAGCGATAACAGTGAAAGTGAAGAGGAGATTCAACTTCGCATGCTTGCGAAGCGTTCATCGAAATCACCAATGGCATCTCCAAGCCAGCGGTCTGTTAGCTACTCGGCAACATTGACCACTAGCTACACCTTGAATGATGGCATTCATGAGGATAGAGAAAACTGGGGCGACGCTGCATATGCCGCACCGAAGACCCCAGTAAGCTCTAAGACTGGCGTCTCCGTTGCCAAGGTCCGCACCAGCCCTCGGCGTGTGACGGACAGCCGGAGCGAGACCAGAGGCGTCCGCAAGGCTAGTGGCCGAATCGGCAGTGCCGGCAGCCCGACTCGTGTGAAATAA
- a CDS encoding transcription factor Pcc1-domain-containing protein, translating into MASTQSTKTEFPYTLTISLPLPSNRLATSALHAIEVDTELSPFVRRDMAVTAPKGIQADTEEAKTVLETTYCATTNRMLRVAVNGFMESLGVVLGVMEELDVDVLEAEGVEQ; encoded by the exons ATGGCCTCCACTCAATCAACGAAAACTGAATTTCCCTATACCTT AACaatctccctccccctcccctcgAACCGCCTTGCAACATCCGCTCTTCATGCCATTGAAGTCGACACCGAACTCTCCCCCTTCGTCCGACGCGACATGGCGGTAACCGCTCCGAAGGGAATTCAAGCGGATACCGAAGAGGCAAAGACTGTACTCGAAACTACATACTGTGCAACCACCAACCGGATGCTGCGAGTGGCTGTCAATGGGTTTATGGAGAGTCTTGGGGTCGTACTTGGGGTAatggaggagctggatgtGGATGTATTAGAAGCGGAGGGAGTTGAGCAATGA